Proteins encoded within one genomic window of Fragaria vesca subsp. vesca linkage group LG1, FraVesHawaii_1.0, whole genome shotgun sequence:
- the LOC101304810 gene encoding lisH domain-containing protein C29A3.03c-like, giving the protein MELIKDAFERVTKKQKLSCSKNQEVLDLIDQEIKQTLQKIQSNECASQVDFKSTIAELKNKLKDIAPVSQTESTQKELNLALSKYPKLLEKSFNPDIAKAYRNIEFDAHTVNEIIGSHFYRQGLFELGDCFLSEAGEPESTAAMKSQFQEMFQIVEAMKCQNLEPALKWAIANSDKLKPNGSDLLLQLHSLQFMGILQKGDKYGAIAYAKTCLAPFASDHMAEFQKLMVSILWAGKLDMSPYFHLLSKANWEKVIGGLTRQFCNILGQSYESPLSMTIAAGVQGLPPLLKFMNVMVGKKNEWQTMKQLPVPVELDREFQFHSIFVCPVSKEQATDENPPMLMSCGHVLCKQSITKMSKNGTKTFKCPYCPSDIDSAQCRQLHF; this is encoded by the coding sequence ATGGAGCTGATTAAAGATGCATTTGAACGTGTTACGAAGAAACAAAAGCTGTCATGCTCCAAAAATCAAGAAGTTCTTGATCTGATTGACCAAGAAATCAAGCAGACGTTACAGAAAATACAGTCTAATGAGTGTGCATCTCAGGTTGATTTTAAATCTACCATTGCTGAACTCAAAAACAAGTTAAAAGACATTGCACCTGTCAGTCAGACCGAAAGCACTCAGAAGGAACTGAATCTGGCATTGAGCAAGTACCCAAAGCTTCTCGAGAAATCATTCAATCCTGATATAGCCAAGGCTTATAGAAACATCGAGTTTGATGCTCATACGGTTAATGAGATAATAGGCAGTCATTTCTATAGGCAGGGCCTTTTCGAACTTGGAGACTGTTTTCTAAGTGAGGCTGGAGAACCAGAATCTACAGCTGCTATGAAATCTCAGTTTCAGGAGATGTTTCAGATAGTTGAAGCAATGAAATGTCAGAACTTAGAGCCAGCACTGAAGTGGGCCATTGCTAATTCTGATAAACTCAAACCAAATGGATCAGATCTACTACTGCAACTTCACAGTCTACAGTTTATGGGTATATTGCAGAAGGGAGACAAATATGGAGCTATTGCTTATGCCAAAACTTGTCTTGCTCCTTTTGCTTCTGACCATATGGCTGAATTTCAGAAGCTCATGGTATCTATTTTATGGGCTGGAAAGCTTGATATGTCACCATACTTTCACCTATTATCCAAAGCGAATTGGGAGAAAGTTATTGGGGGGCTAACTAGGCAGTTCTGCAATATTCTTGGCCAGTCTTATGAGAGCCCATTGAGCATGACTATAGCTGCTGGAGTTCAGGGGTTGCCACCTCTTCTCAAGTTTATGAATGTAATGGTTGGGAAGAAAAATGAATGGCAGACTATGAAGCAGTTGCCTGTGCCGGTGGAGTTGGACCGTGAGTTTCAGTTCCATTCTATTTTTGTTTGTCCGGTGTCCAAGGAACAAGCAACTGATGAAAATCCCCCTATGTTGATGTCATGTGGACATGTGCTCTGCAAGCAGTCTATTACAAAGATGTCAAAGAACGGCACAAAAACCTTCAAATGTCCTTACTGTCCTTCCGATATCGATTCAGCACAGTGTAGGCAGCTCCATTTCTGA
- the LOC101305109 gene encoding uncharacterized protein LOC101305109: MLFSVFLFLPFSQNPKPETQGLEKESKMVTGWRRAFCTSIPKERQTKVVREKQQQCENTNTTNNQSPKITSKFGFFSSSSSSNPSTPHLQSQPVSSPSLRCRTTAATAPTTPNSSLPNSPKLQCNIPPATTTTPKKSSSYSPRLFQRSNPSSPKSPSSFSLLKSTLRLNKSRCGICLQSVKSGQGTAIFTAECSHSFHFPCVKNQPLHLCPVCNATWKELPLLDILTPQTKPQTDSHSKLRDVKTKPLRVYNDDEPLMSPTSGARFNPIPESDENDEENDAVEFQGFFVNSERSSVCSGNRKSVELSLLPESAVVAAGKSYETYAVVLKVKAPQLPERRTPRRAPIDLVTVVDVSATTSRSRIQATKRALRLIVSSLSDADRLSIVAFSSTSKRLLPLRRMTSAGRRSARQIVDALCGVGQGMCVNDALKKAAKVLQDRRERNPVASIMLLSDVAHSANQKRSSPVVSSTRFPHLDVPVHTVGLAETTDDAFVKCVGGLLSVVVKDVKLQLSVVTGSANAEIAAVYSLTGRPTALGSGSIRLGDLYAGEERELLVELKVPANSAGSHNQNAMMSVRSTYRDPSSNELVSPKERALLVPRSQAVRSSSSMSNPNIQRLRNLHVTARAVAESRRFLERNDFSGAYHLLTSARALLLQSSSASAEEFLRGLEAEMAELHRGRQQQSTVAQRQRGSGHVEAEKPEPLTPTSAWRAAERLAKVAIMRKSMNRVSDLHGFENARF, translated from the exons ATGCTCTTCTCTGTCTTTCTCTTTCTACCATTTTCCCAAAATCCCAAACCAGAAACACAAGGACTAGAGAAGGAATCAAAAATGGTGACCGGGTGGAGAAGGGCCTTCTGCACGTCTATCCCTAAAGAGAGACAGACCAAAGTTGTTAGAGAGAAGCAACAACAATGTGAGAACACTAACACCACCAATAACCAAAGCCCCAAAATCACCTCCAAGTTCGGCTTCTTCTCCTCCTCCTCCTCCTCAAACCCATCCACTCCTCACCTCCAATCCCAGCCGGTCTCGAGTCCCAGCCTCCGCTGCCGCACCACCGCCGCTACAGCTCCAACCACCCCCAATTCTTCTCTCCCCAACAGCCCAAAACTCCAATGCAACATCCCTCCCGCCACCACCACCACCCCAAAGAAATCCAGCAGCTATAGCCCCAGGCTGTTCCAACGATCCAACCCCTCCTCGCCTAAGTCGCCTTCGAGCTTCTCCCTCCTCAAATCCACCCTCCGCCTCAACAAA AGTAGATGCGGAATCTGCTTGCAGAGCGTTAAAAGCGGACAAGGTACGGCCATTTTCACAGCCGAGTGCTCCCACTCGTTTCACTTCCCTTGCGTCAAGAACCAACCGCTCCACCTCTGCCCCGTCTGCAACGCCACCTGGAAGGAGCTCCCTCTCCTCGACATTCTCACTCCCCAGACTAAGCCCCAAACTGACAGCCACTCCAAGCTCAGGGACGTCAAGACCAAGCCGTTGAGAGTTTACAACGACGACGAGCCGCTCATGTCGCCGACTTCCGGCGCCAGGTTCAATCCGATTCCGGAGTCGGATGAGAATGATGAAGAAAACGACGCCGTTGAGTTCCAGGGATTTTTTGTCAATTCAGAGAGAAGTAGTGTCTGTTCCGGGAATCGGAAGAGTGTGGAGCTCAGTTTGTTGCCGGAATCCGCGGTGGTGGCGGCTGGGAAGAGTTACGAGACTTACGCCGTCGTGTTGAAAGTCAAAGCTCCGCAGCTTCCGGAGCGCAGGACCCCGCGTCGGGCTCCGATTGACCTTGTGACGGTGGTTGACGTCAGCGCGACTACCAGCCGCTCCAGGATTCAGGCCACGAAACGCGCGCTGAGGTTGATCGTTTCTTCTCTCTCCGACGCCGACCGCCTCTCCATCGTGGCGTTCTCGTCAACTTCGAAGAGGCTGTTGCCGTTGAGGAGGATGACGTCAGCCGGCCGGAGATCGGCGCGTCAGATAGTCGACGCGCTCTGCGGAGTTGGGCAGGGGATGTGTGTGAACGACGCGCTGAAGAAAGCGGCGAAGGTGTTGCAAGACCGCCGCGAGAGGAACCCAGTCGCTAGTATTATGCTGCTATCCGACGTTGCCCATTCCGCCAATCAGAAGCGCTCCTCCCCGGTCGTGTCATCCACGCGCTTCCCTCACCTCGACGTCCCAGTCCACACCGTCGGGTTAGCCGAAACTACCGACGACGCGTTCGTCAAGTGCGTGGGGGGTTTATTAAGCGTGGTGGTCAAAGACGTCAAGCTCCAGCTCAGCGTGGTAACCGGCTCAGCCAACGCCGAGATTGCGGCGGTTTATTCTCTCACGGGCCGGCCCACCGCTCTCGGATCCGGTTCGATCCGGCTCGGCGACCTCTATGCCGGAGAAGAGCGAGAACTGCTCGTCGAATTGAAAGTCCCGGCCAATTCCGCCGGGTCCCACAACCAGAACGCGATGATGTCCGTACGGTCCACCTACAGAGACCCGTCGTCAAATGAGCTCGTATCTCCCAAAGAGCGAGCCCTCCTCGTACCCCGCTCGCAGGCCGTGCGATCGTCCTCCTCAATGTCCAACCCCAACATCCAACGTCTCCGAAACCTCCACGTCACGGCCCGAGCCGTGGCCGAGTCGCGCCGGTTCTTGGAGCGGAACGACTTCTCAGGCGCATATCATTTGCTGACGTCAGCCCGAGCTCTATTGCTCCAGTCAAGCTCGGCTTCGGCGGAGGAGTTTCTTCGCGGATTGGAGGCTGAGATGGCGGAGCTCCACCGTGGAAGGCAGCAGCAGAGTACTGTAGCACAGAGGCAGAGAGGGAGCGGACACGTGGAGGCTGAGAAGCCGGAGCCGCTGACGCCGACCTCGGCTTGGCGCGCCGCCGAGAGGTTGGCGAAGGTGGCGATAATGAGAAAGTCGATGAACAGAGTCAGCGATTTACACGGCTTCGAAAACGCCAGATTTTAG